In the genome of Etheostoma cragini isolate CJK2018 chromosome 5, CSU_Ecrag_1.0, whole genome shotgun sequence, the window AAAGAACTGTCATTTAGTAGATACCACGAgaagataccacgcagtggaaaaccagTGCAAATAAAGATTCTCCATCcctacatttacacacacactaacctgATTACTGTTTATAACCAGTTTACATGTCTTTTCTGTCATGTATGAAAGCTTGTGTGCAGGAAACATcttattaatgtaaaaatcacaattttCACGTTAAAATGAACCAAATCAAATCATCGGTTTATCCAGGATCCAGTTAATGTACATTTACCACGAAACAATGTTCAAATACTAGTAACAAATACAACATCAGTGTTTTGATATCAATTCTTAAGCAATACTACTAGTATTTTGctgaaaataatatatttacaaatacacacacacacacatacatatatatatatatatatatatatatatatatatatatatatatatatataaaacatgttcatttgctttaacaaaataaattaaaccttctatataaataacaatattgcATAATAACTTATcctacaaaaaatataaaatcaaacaatTGTATCACTTCAAGATGGAAATAACAGTTCAAAAAGTATACAATTTCTCAGCAAGGACACAGACACCAGTTGAACCTGAAATACTGCCTTAAACTTGTTATTGTTGAGTTACTGTACCAGAGTAGATTGCTAGCATGCATGTCAAAACACCGTATGATCTGTTGGCGGAAATCCTCAACTGAGGAAGCATGTGACACATGATATGAACTTATCTGatttattaaacaaactgtatttagttactttataTCAGTGATATGATGTAAGGTGCATGTAGACGTatctgttttcatgtttgcagTAATAAATAGGGTAATAAGGTTTTCTGTACCTGAGCAAAGCTCCGATCATCTTAGTGACATTTTCAGACGTCTGGATCACAATAATGGGCTTGGACAGCACCTGAGATAGATCCATCTACAACAGAAACTTATGTTTAGGTGATCAATATGGTCTATCTATTAAGCTTCAATTTTCAGCCACGTTTCTATAATTTTCCCCAGAAATGTGACTAGCCAAAATAAACGTAATACGTGAGctctttttaaaaaagcaccttcaattctgtctgttttgatgTGCAACTTCCGGAATACATTGCTTAAACATCAatggacacacatatacacacacaaaaaaactattgcAATAGAAAGCATGTAAAACGACACAATATGATgattaaaacattattaaatcATCCGGTGACTGTATATTTACCTCACTGACAGTGTTTTGATTCAGAGCTAGAATGATCAGTGCAGATGCTCCAAGGACCAATGCTCGCTTCATCTTTAACAGAGAGGACAAATGttaagtttttaaatgtcttatatGTCGGTACCAGTGAGAAGAAAATTCAAACAGACTTCTTACCTTATTGACCATGGCATCAGTAAAGGACTCCTGGTTTCCCGTGGAGGCTTTGCTGTCATCCATCTCCACAGGCACCACTCCTATCCACGGCTCCTGCTCTTTGGTGTCGTCCTCGTCTTTTCCTGCGCTCACCTGTGTCTCCTCATTCTGGACCTGAAGAAAACAAGCTAATCATTAGTACTGAAAGCTACCTTGCTAAGGGGCAGTTTAATGAGGCAAGAGCTGTACTTGTTCCCTTACAATGTATGACCTTTATTGCAAACAAAACCACTAAATCCATCCATGAAAAGATATAAAGTTATTATATCTCACACTGTTTACTTCCTACTGTCATTTAGGATTTTCCCATAGATGTAATTATAATGTATTgtgatatttctttttctgaaatgaTTGACACGAATATCAATGTCATGATGTTATTAGGTAAAATACTATGGGTAACGTTAATAAACAATGGTCAGGAAGAATCAGATTGTAAAATTAAGTTCATCTATAATAAGTCATTGTGAAGAATAGAGGTCAGTAGGCTCGACGTTAGTAtcttattttggtattttttttgctatttttagaACGTTTATTATCCAAACAACCACTGTCAGTGACGTTAGTAGGTTGTCAGATGCAGCCCTAATGCTCTTTTGTAGCCTCACCAGGACCAGCTCTCCCTCCAGCTCTTCATCCCGGTCCTCGGAGCTCCTGCCGCCCCTGCCGGACTCCAACACGTCCCCCTGGAGCAGAGCGCTGACGCCGGGCCGCTGCTCCAGGAAAACCTCCACCTGAGCGACCTGGTCCGCGGCGACCAGCAGTCCCGGCCCCCGCAGCAGGACGAGCGGCAACGTTACCCAGAAACAGCACCAGCAGCGATCTGGAGCCATgacccaacaacaacaactgggTGGAATGATGATGCAAACGGTTATAAGTACATAGCTAAACCTGATCAACTGTAAGCCTTCATTTTAGAAAAGCTGTTAGCATGTTTTTCACCagttactagctagctaacggacaggctgtaaaaatgtaaacaacgGAAGACAGCTTTCGGCTTCGACCGGATAAAGCGGGAGGTTCATTATCTTGTAGGCTATACAGAGCGAGACTCACTACCAGAAAATAAATTCACTATTTTAATAACTATCTAAGATAACTATACCGTATTGAGATAAATACAAATCAACGTCAGCGTCACATATGCGGTTCTTCCGTTAACTTGCAGTTTAATTTGAACGTTGAGTTTATACAACCAGAGAAGGCTGTAACGTTTGTAACATGAGATAGTACCATACCTATACTTCCGTCTTCGATTTGAAACCACGTTATGGCACGAACCAGGCTCGTCAAAGTCCTGCTGAGCACCTTCAGAGCGGAGTTTTTCACCTCTATTACCACAAATAGTGCTATATTTTCACAAATAGTCCAATATTGTGTAATTGAGCTCTGTAAGTTTTTGAATACTGACAAATTGTCTGTTAAAATCACAAGCTGCTCACATTTTATCAGGCCTACGTAGATCTCCATAGttatatactgtttatttatatGTGAATATTTATGAATTAGtacattattatataatttttttatctaTAGAAACTATAACCAGTTGATGTAATATTTTAGaaagaacaattaaataaacCTGGTGTgtacaactacaacaacaataataatagaaGAAGCTCTAACGTTAGCATGGTGAGAAAAGGGGCGGGACTTCTTGGTTTCCTCCTTCTTGATACGAGTAATGCACCTGTCATTTCTCCTATCTTTGGCTCAGTCAGCCGGTTGGACCGGAGTTGCGAGTGTcgtatttacatttgtttcccTCTTAGTTCCCATGCAGGTAGCCGGCAGCGAAGGTTAAGGATAAACTGCCGCCGCGAAGCGAGTTAGCATCAACTGGGCGGCGTTGACGACAGAGATCCGCCTGTCACGGTTAACGGTGACGGTGCTGTTTCTCCCagggctgtctgtctgtcaaattGACTTTGAAGGAGCTCCGTCTTTATCGGTCTTGCATCTTCTGGTCGCAGATATGAGCGGAAGAGTCGGAGACCTCAGCCCTAAACAGGCTGAAGCACTGGAGCAGGTACGTTTTtcaataatactaataataataataataataacaataccaacaataataataataataataataataataataacaattacaataataataataataataataataataataataataataataataataatactttaaaCTATAAAGCCTCTCTCTTTACTatcatttctctttcttgttATCCACGTGACTGGTATAATAACCGGTCTGGTACATCTTGCTAATAAACcaacctttttttataaaatgtattcatatttttctctcAATGTTAATAAATCATTCCCTAATGATTTGCAGATCAGTTAGAACTAGAACGTTTGGTTgaggtttttgttttgactgtcATAGGACTGCAACGAT includes:
- the rnf215 gene encoding RING finger protein 215 isoform X2; this translates as MAPDRCWCCFWVTLPLVLLRGPGLLVAADQVAQVEVFLEQRPGVSALLQGDVLESGRGGRSSEDRDEELEGELVLVQNEETQVSAGKDEDDTKEQEPWIGVVPVEMDDSKASTGNQESFTDAMVNKMKRALVLGASALIILALNQNTVSEMDLSQVLSKPIIVIQTSENVTKMIGALLRGLQATAKITYKTILQDDLKYLQQLWDTVLLVALILSTGVIVQARWQYQDHQLNDDLELFPKQDVLKRMSSLKTKTYRQPKPWCDPSQPAETDNCAVCLEPFNNNQCLRVLPCLHEYHRDCVDPWLLLHHTCPLCKRSILGSVCRDS